One Bacteroidota bacterium genomic window, GCGTCTCCTCGACACCATCAACTCTGTGCTCGATCTTTCCATGCTCGAGTCAGACAGTTTCTCGTTGCATCCCAAGCCTGTTGACATGGCAACTGAGGTCAAAGAGAAAGTAGCTTTGCTGCAGCCTCTTGCAGAAAGAAGCAACCTGTATCTGAACGCCATTGTGCCCCATACAAAATGCGTTACCAAAATTGATACGGCTTGCCTGGATCGAATTCTAAATAACCTGATTGGCAATGCCATCAAATTTACCAATGAGGGGGGCGTAACCGTCAAGGTAGAGACCACGCTGAATGCGGTTGTTGTGCAAGTGATTGATACGGGCATCGGGATAAGCAGTGATTTCAGAAGCCGGCTCTTCCACGAGTTTGAACAGGAAAGCAGTGGCATGGCCCGTCTTTACGAAGGATCAGGACTTGGGCTTTCCATTACCAAACGCCTTGTCGACTTGATGGGCGGCAAAATTCAGGTTGACTCAGTACAGGGCAAAGGTAGCCAGTTCACCGTGAGCTTCCCCTTGTCAGATGAAGAGGTTGTTGAGCAGCCGCGGTATCGCCGCAAGCGTGCCCCTAACCGCACACCGCGACGCAATGGGAAAGCAAATATCCTTGTTGTAGATGATGATCCGCGTATGCGGACCCTGTTGCGCCTCATGTTGCAATCTTTTTGCACGCTTGATATGGCGGAAGATGAACATAAAGCCATAGACCTTGCGCGGAGCAACAAATACGACATGATCTTTCAGGATGTGAACATGGGCCGCGCCCGGTCGGGCATTGATGTATTGCGTGAGTTTAGAAAATTGCCGCAATACGAGAAGGTGCCTGTGGTTGCGCTCACGGCCTATGCGTTGCCCAAAGACCGCGAACACTTGCTGCAAGCCGGCTTTGACGAGTATCTGAGCAAACCGATTTCAGAAGAAGAGCTTCGCGCTGTTATCGATGGGGTGTTCAAAGAAGAGTTTATCAACGGCCACGCCAAGAAATAACGTGTGATGCTGAGAAGGCTGGGAATGGCTACGGTGTTTGTGTTTGGAGGGCTGTTGGTGCAGCCGGCGACCGCTTCCTCGTCTATCCCATGCGACGAGGCAGAGACCCTTGCTGCGCTGATTGCCTGTGTGCTTGAGGGCATGCCACGAGCGGACACGGAAGGGTTTGTGATACCGGATCCAGCATTGTCCACTGCATGGCATGCAGTTGTTGCAGCCATGCGGTCAGGCGCGTGTAATGCTGCTGACCTGCCAGCTGTGTTGGCAGATGCCGGATATATCCTCACAGACTTTGTTAGCGATACAGCAGCATACTGCGTGCTGTACGAAGGCTCGGATACAAATTTGGATGGAAGTGTTGATCGGGGCTGGGGGACGTTGATCGTAAATTTGCAACCACGCCGCCTTGTTGACATACAGATTGCCCATCCCTTGAACGATTCAAATACGGGTACACAAGGCATCTCGCTTTTTGAACGGACGGGCGCAAGGGCGTTTCTGATGGCCGGCACCCACCGGCGCGCCAACGCAGCCACCAGTACGTGCCAGTCTTCTTTTAAAATTGCCGACGCCGCTCACAATACCAACCTGCCTTTCCATTGGATTGCAGCTGCAATGCAAGCAGAAGACAGTACACGCAATGTCGTTGCTACCAGCCTACAATTTCATGGTATGGCTTCATCCAGTTGTGTCGGCGTGGATGTATACCTGACACAAGGATCGGGCACGCTGGCTTTGGATACTGCCGGGGCGCTTATGGGTTTGCAAACTGCGCTTGTAGATAAGTGGTCAACGTGGCAGGTAACCATTCCCGGGGATGCGCCAACCTGTAATCTCTCTGGTGGCAGCAATGTGCAGGGCCGGCTCAAAAACGGGGTGCCGGCAGAACAGGTCTGCACGCAAGCAGCTGTTGTAAGTGATATCAGCGGTACCTTTATCCATATTGAGCAGAAAATAGCATTCCGGGATCCCCTTGATTGGGTAGGTGCTTTGGAAGAGGTCTTTCCAGAAGTTCAACAGGTGGCTATTGAGCAACCTGGTGAGGTTGCTGAAGCCATGTCGCAGGAAGTGTTTGGTAGCGTTTATCCCAATCCTTTTGGATCGCAAACCACTATTTTTGTTGAAACGCACCGGTCTCAAACGATAGTGCTTACGCTGTACGACCTCCTCGGACGCCAGCGCCGTGTTGTACATGAAGGGTGGTTACGCGCCGGCGAGCCCCTTCGCATTCCTTTCTATCAGACAGATTTGCCGGCCGGGTTTTATGTATTACATATAGTTGGCGAGCGCCAACATCATTTGCTGCCTTTGCTTGCGAGGTGATATAACATAACCAGATCCAGGCCGGCCACATAGTCTGGTATACCGACCGATTGTACTTTCTGCCCAATTTTTAGCACAATGTCGCGGCAATTGCTCCACGACTCAAACAAGCCGGCTTCAATATTCAAGGCATTAATCTTTTGACAGGTTGTGGCGTGTACCTCCGTGCTTGCCAGAATCTCATCAATGGTGAGGACACCCTGACTAATCCCCCAATTCAAGACGCCCGACGAAACATCCTTTTCTCCTAGCTCTCGCTCCCAGGTTGTAACCCAG contains:
- a CDS encoding ATP-binding protein encodes the protein MKMPHAFLVVLGVILAGFILLVDMLTTSQGLNSEEFSYVVGGVPYVAVVLTTLWMPGRSYTVIFAILSSFLTLAVLFFQATSLPSFPWVDIVWQPEIQPGNEFSVPVINRIIAVFAIWITATLTIQRKSSEERSTHLSAIVESSDDAIIGKSLDGIITSWNGGATRIYLYEAREALGRHISILWPKGATGQAEAEILRRIRAGRQIEPFETLRRRKDGTLVNVSITFSPTKDEAGEMVGLAEIARDITDRKKFEQALIEAKENAERMSRLKSSFLTNMSHEIRTPLSGILGFASILAQDANPEQYELAQLIEKSGRRLLDTINSVLDLSMLESDSFSLHPKPVDMATEVKEKVALLQPLAERSNLYLNAIVPHTKCVTKIDTACLDRILNNLIGNAIKFTNEGGVTVKVETTLNAVVVQVIDTGIGISSDFRSRLFHEFEQESSGMARLYEGSGLGLSITKRLVDLMGGKIQVDSVQGKGSQFTVSFPLSDEEVVEQPRYRRKRAPNRTPRRNGKANILVVDDDPRMRTLLRLMLQSFCTLDMAEDEHKAIDLARSNKYDMIFQDVNMGRARSGIDVLREFRKLPQYEKVPVVALTAYALPKDREHLLQAGFDEYLSKPISEEELRAVIDGVFKEEFINGHAKK
- a CDS encoding T9SS type A sorting domain-containing protein, which encodes MLRRLGMATVFVFGGLLVQPATASSSIPCDEAETLAALIACVLEGMPRADTEGFVIPDPALSTAWHAVVAAMRSGACNAADLPAVLADAGYILTDFVSDTAAYCVLYEGSDTNLDGSVDRGWGTLIVNLQPRRLVDIQIAHPLNDSNTGTQGISLFERTGARAFLMAGTHRRANAATSTCQSSFKIADAAHNTNLPFHWIAAAMQAEDSTRNVVATSLQFHGMASSSCVGVDVYLTQGSGTLALDTAGALMGLQTALVDKWSTWQVTIPGDAPTCNLSGGSNVQGRLKNGVPAEQVCTQAAVVSDISGTFIHIEQKIAFRDPLDWVGALEEVFPEVQQVAIEQPGEVAEAMSQEVFGSVYPNPFGSQTTIFVETHRSQTIVLTLYDLLGRQRRVVHEGWLRAGEPLRIPFYQTDLPAGFYVLHIVGERQHHLLPLLAR